The DNA segment GACGGAAGGCCCGGCTCCGCCTGCGCAGCGGCTCCAGCTTGCGCCGGGCTACCCCAACCCGTTCGCCAACGCCACCACGCTGCGCTTCACGCTCGGCGCGCCGGCCGAAGTCACGCTGACGGTGTTCGACGTGCTCGGGCGCGAGGTGGACCGCGTGCCGGTCGGGCCGCGCCCGGCGGGGACTCACAGCGTCGCGTGGCGGCCGGACGGGCTCGCGGCAGGCGCGTACCTGCTCCGCCTCACGGCCGGCGGTGCCTACGCGACCCGCACCGTCGCCTACCGCCCCTGACCTCGCTCAACCTCTAAGCTCGCACCCTCATGCTGACCTCGATACTCCCCGCGCTCCTGCTCACGCTCGCCCTGCTCATCGTCCCGATGATGCCCGCTGCGGGGCAGACCGTGAGCAGCATCGTCTTCGACTCGTCGCAGTCGATGGACGGCCTCTACGTCGACCGCGACGGCACCCTCTTCGCCACGGGCGGCTTCGTCGGCACCGACATCTACCGCCTCACGCTCGACGGCGACCTCTCGGTGTTCGCGACGGGGCTTGTCGGGCCGATCCACCTGACCCAGGCACCCAGCGGCACCTACTACGCGACGGAATTCAACGTGACCTCGGCCACGCGGAGCTACGTCAGCGAGATCAGCCCCGATGGGACCGTGCGCCGGTTCGCCGACCTCAAGGCCGGCGCAAGCGACATCGTGGCCGACGCCGACGGCAATCTCTACGTGTCGCACTTCGGGTACATCCAGACCGCCAACGGGCGCAGCATCACCGAGGTCGCCGGCGGCTTCGTCGAAGACTTCTCCGAGAGTGGCCTCCTCAGCGCCCCCGTTGGGCTGGACTTCGACGACGAGGGCAACCTCTACGCGGCCAACATCTTCGACGGGCGGATCGTCAAGATGGCCCCGGACGGGACGCAGTCGCTCTTCGCCTCGCTCCCTCCGCTAGAGCCGTTTACGATTGGGCACCTCATTTGGGCGGGCGGGCGGCTCTACGCCACCTACCTCGGGGCGAGCCAGGTGTGGGTCTTCGAGCCGGACGGCACGGGCCGCGTGTACGCCGGCAGCGGCGAAACCGGTCAGCAGGACGGCCCCGCGAGCGAAGCCACCTTCATCCAGCCTAACGGCATCGCGGCCTCCGTCACCGGCGACACGCTCTTCGTCAGCGAGTACGGCGCGCCGCGCGACCGGCTGCGCATGATTACGCCCGCTCCGGCGACGGACACGGAGGGCACCCGTCGCCTCCCGCAACCGCTTCGGATCGACGCGGCCTACCCCAACCCTTTCGGCACCGCTACGACGCTCAACTTCACGCTGGGGACTCCGGCTGAGGTCTCGCTGACGGTGTACGACGTGCTGGGCCGAGTCGTGGACCGCGTGGAGGCCGGGGCTCGGGCCGCCGGGTTCCACGCGCTGGAGTGGCACCCGCCGTCGCTCTCGGGCGGGACCTATCTGCTCCGCCTGAGCGCCGGCCGCGCCCGGGCCAGCCGACCCATCGTCTATCGTCCCTGAAGCCTAAATACCGCTCGGTCAGAACTGAGCACCCCCTCTCCGGTAGGAGCACGGCCCCCACGCATGCACCGACCCGGAGGAGACGCTGATGTTCGACCCGAAAGCCGTTGCCGCCGCAATCCAGGCGCGCCAGACGTTCAAGGTGCTTGGCGACCCCGACGCCCCCGTCCAGTTCTCCGCCGAGGCGGCTGCGCAGAACCAGCAGGTCGTGCTGGAGGCGCTGCGCGTGGCGGGGTGGGCCCCGTTTCACTACGCTCGCGGCACCGGCGGCCTGGCCGAGCCGTGGCGCGCCCACGTCCTGTGGCACGAGCCGTGCCAACACCTAGCCCACCGGCTCTTCGAGTGGTTCCCCGACCTGAGCCCGTCCAGCAAAATCCCGCGGATGCTGGCGGCGTGCGGCGCGCTCGCCCTCGTGACGTGGCTCCCGCAGTTCGGCCACGTCGAGGACCCCAAGCCGGCCCAGGTGCGGACCGACGAGGAGCACCTGATGGCGAGTTCGGCGATGGTCCAGAACCTCCTCCTGCTGCTCACCGCGCACGGCATGGGCACCTACTGGTCCAGCGGCGGCGTCCTCGGGTCGGCGCCGCTCTTTCGCCACCTCGGGATTCCCGAGACCGAGCGACTCCTGGCCGCCGTCTTCGTCGAGTACCCCGAGACGCTCGGCGAGGACCGGGAGCGCCGGCCGGGCAAGCACCGCGCGAGCCGGTCCGACGGCTGGATCAGCGAGGTCGCCGTCGAGGGGGCATAGCGGCCTGACGAGCTCAGCTCTCCCGGTTGGCCTGATGCGTACCCCTCGTCCGGGCACCCTCACGCATCACGTCTCACTCGTCACGCTCACATGTCCTCCCAGAACGCCTCGGGCATGTCCTGGGCGAGCGCGAGCGCGCCCTCGGCCCCGGCGAAGAGCGGGTCGTCCACGACGCGGACGCGGCAGGGGCCGTACTCCTTCAGCCCGTCCTCCACGGCCTCGGCGATGCCCTTGATCTGGCTCCCGCCGCCGGCGAGGAAGATGTTTTTCTTGACCACCTCCTGGAAGTCGGGCTCGTAGCGCGCGACGAGTTCGATGGCCGTCTCGACGATGGCCGGGATAATCGCCTCGCACGCCTCCCGCAGTTCCTTCGACACGTCCACGTCGGTGATCTTGCCGCCGACCGAGGCCGTCATGGCGAGCTTGCCGTTCTCCGAGCCGACGTAGCCGTGCTGCTCCTTGAAGTGCCGGACCGCGACGTCGGAGAACTTGGCCTCGGGGTGGCGCTCTTCGAGGAGCCCGTGGAGCTGGCGGTCCACGAAGTCGCCCGCCATCGTGAGCGTGCGCTGGTCCTCCTCGGTCGGCATCGTGCCGTGCATGACGCAGAAGTCGACCGTGCCCGCGCCGATGTCGATCACGAGGGCGTTCGTGAGCGCGTCGAGGCCGTAGGCGACGGCGAAAGGCTCGGAGACGACCATGAGCGCGTCGGCGTACGCCTTGACCGCGTCGCGGATGGCGAGCTTGTTGACCTTGAGCGCCTCGGCCGGGACCCCGACCGCGGCGTGGATCGGCTGCCCGTCCTTCGGCTCGACCTGCTCGATGAGGTGGTGGATCAGCTCGCGCACGGCCTCCTCGTCGCGCTCGGTGCCGTCGCGGATGACGCCGTTTTCGAGCGGCCGCACGAGGTCGACCGACAGCCGGTTCTCGACCGCGTGCTCGCCGAACAGGATCGCCTCGCCGAGCATCTTCCGGGCGACGAAGTCCTTCGGCCAGGCGACGTAGCTCTCGACCCAGGTGCGCTTGCCGTTCGAGGCGACGACCGCGCTGCGGGACGTGCCGAGGTCGATGCCGATGTGAAGTGGGGCGGTGGATTTCTTGGTGGGCTTAGCGGTCTTCTTCGCCATCGTGGGGGGGGATCGGGGTAGGTGCGTTGAGGAGCGGCCGGGCTTGAAGGTACGCCGCAATGCCTTCTTCGAGCGAGCGGGCGAGGCGTTCGCGGTGGGCGTCGGTGTCGAGGCGCGCCTCCTCGTCGGGGTTGCTGATCGCGGCCATCTCGGCGAGGATTGCGGGCGCCTCCACGCCGAGGAGCACGACGAACGGCCCGGCCTTGACGCCCCAGTCGCTGGCCCCGGCGTTCGCCCGGCGGACGGTCTCGACGAGCGACGTCTGAACCGACTGCGCGAGGTTGCGCGATTCCTGGAACTTGACCGTGTTCCCAGCCCGCTGGATCATCGTGTTGAACTCGGCCACCGAGTAGTCCGCCGCCGCGTTCTCGCCGTGGGCGAGGCGGAGCGTCGCGTCGTCGCCTCGGAGGCCAAAGTAGTAGGTCTCGAGCGGTGCGACGGACGCGTCGGGGATCGAGTTGACGTGGAGCGAGACGAAGAGGTCGGCACCGTTCTCGTTGGCGAAGGCCACGCGCTCGCCGAGCGGTACTTCGACGTCGGTCTCCCGCGTCATTAGAACACGGGCACCGTGGCGGCGGGCGAGGCGGTCGCGGAGCCGCAGCCCCACGTCGAGCGTGATGTCTTTCTCCAGCCCCCCCGCTACGCCGACGGCACCCGGGTCACGCCCCCCGTGCCCGGGGTCGATCACGATCGTGTTGACCTTGAGGTTGAACAGTTCGGCAATCGGCAACCGACCGGGATTCGGCACCGCGAGGCGGCCGGCCGGCTCGGCGACCGGCTTGAGGCGCGGCGAGCCGTCGAGGCGTACGGCCGTCTGGACGCGCGGGACCGGCGGCTCCAGCCGGAGGCCCTGCACCAAAAGTCCCGCCAGCAGCACCCCGACGAGCCCGACGAGCACCGCCGGGACGGTCCGCCATGCCGAACGCGGAGCCGGGTCCTGCCGGGCCGGACGGCGCACGCGCCGGGGCCGCGCGGTGGGCGTGGCCGTGTGCAGGTTGTCCTCGTAGACAGCCTGCAGGATGTCGCGCTTGTTGGACCGAGAGTCGGAGACGGAGGACACGGCAGCGGATGGAAGCGTCCGGTAGTGTATCGGCTACGGGACCGACGGAGTATACCGACGGCCGGTGCGCCGCTGGCACGGAATGGGAGGACTGGGGAGAACGGAGGGAAAGGGGAGAACAAACACCGGCGCGGAGCGCGACGGCCTCGCCAACTT comes from the Bacteroidota bacterium genome and includes:
- the mamK gene encoding MamK family actin-like protein, which encodes MAKKTAKPTKKSTAPLHIGIDLGTSRSAVVASNGKRTWVESYVAWPKDFVARKMLGEAILFGEHAVENRLSVDLVRPLENGVIRDGTERDEEAVRELIHHLIEQVEPKDGQPIHAAVGVPAEALKVNKLAIRDAVKAYADALMVVSEPFAVAYGLDALTNALVIDIGAGTVDFCVMHGTMPTEEDQRTLTMAGDFVDRQLHGLLEERHPEAKFSDVAVRHFKEQHGYVGSENGKLAMTASVGGKITDVDVSKELREACEAIIPAIVETAIELVARYEPDFQEVVKKNIFLAGGGSQIKGIAEAVEDGLKEYGPCRVRVVDDPLFAGAEGALALAQDMPEAFWEDM
- a CDS encoding N-acetylmuramoyl-L-alanine amidase, whose protein sequence is MSSVSDSRSNKRDILQAVYEDNLHTATPTARPRRVRRPARQDPAPRSAWRTVPAVLVGLVGVLLAGLLVQGLRLEPPVPRVQTAVRLDGSPRLKPVAEPAGRLAVPNPGRLPIAELFNLKVNTIVIDPGHGGRDPGAVGVAGGLEKDITLDVGLRLRDRLARRHGARVLMTRETDVEVPLGERVAFANENGADLFVSLHVNSIPDASVAPLETYYFGLRGDDATLRLAHGENAAADYSVAEFNTMIQRAGNTVKFQESRNLAQSVQTSLVETVRRANAGASDWGVKAGPFVVLLGVEAPAILAEMAAISNPDEEARLDTDAHRERLARSLEEGIAAYLQARPLLNAPTPIPPHDGEEDR
- a CDS encoding T9SS type A sorting domain-containing protein; the encoded protein is MLTSILPALLLTLALLIVPMMPAAGQTVSSIVFDSSQSMDGLYVDRDGTLFATGGFVGTDIYRLTLDGDLSVFATGLVGPIHLTQAPSGTYYATEFNVTSATRSYVSEISPDGTVRRFADLKAGASDIVADADGNLYVSHFGYIQTANGRSITEVAGGFVEDFSESGLLSAPVGLDFDDEGNLYAANIFDGRIVKMAPDGTQSLFASLPPLEPFTIGHLIWAGGRLYATYLGASQVWVFEPDGTGRVYAGSGETGQQDGPASEATFIQPNGIAASVTGDTLFVSEYGAPRDRLRMITPAPATDTEGTRRLPQPLRIDAAYPNPFGTATTLNFTLGTPAEVSLTVYDVLGRVVDRVEAGARAAGFHALEWHPPSLSGGTYLLRLSAGRARASRPIVYRP
- a CDS encoding nitroreductase family protein, encoding MFDPKAVAAAIQARQTFKVLGDPDAPVQFSAEAAAQNQQVVLEALRVAGWAPFHYARGTGGLAEPWRAHVLWHEPCQHLAHRLFEWFPDLSPSSKIPRMLAACGALALVTWLPQFGHVEDPKPAQVRTDEEHLMASSAMVQNLLLLLTAHGMGTYWSSGGVLGSAPLFRHLGIPETERLLAAVFVEYPETLGEDRERRPGKHRASRSDGWISEVAVEGA